Below is a window of Apodemus sylvaticus chromosome 5, mApoSyl1.1, whole genome shotgun sequence DNA.
cttgacaTGGAACTGGCACTTCCCAGCCTGCCTTTGGGAAGGCACCTATGCCCTCCTGTGGGCACAATGAAATGTTTACACTGAGCCTGGCACCAGGCTTCCAGGAAAGGTTCACCCATGCCCTGGGTTTGGAGTGTTCTCAAAAGAGACAAGATGGAAGCACAGGGTCTTTGGAGGCACCTTTCTCATGTGTGGGAGTTTCCTTcatgtcccctctcctccctcccactgcctcatCTCTCACTATTGTCCTGTCTCCCCAGTGGCTTCTTTCTAGACCCTGAAACATGAAGCTCCCTCTACCCAGCTGCTGTTCAGAGCCCAGCTCTGTCTTTTACCAGATTCTGGAGCTTGGGTCCTCTGCCCTCCATGCCAGAGCCCCAGCTCTCCAAGACACTGGGACAGTCCTCCCGACTCTGGCTACTTGGAATCCAGTGACTTTGGGTCACAGAAACACCCATGCATGTCGCAGGACGAGGTGCTGGGTCAGACCACAGGCAATGGTTGTTGCCTGATGTCCTCACCTGCCCTTCTATGAGTGCTGTCCTCTGCTAGTCTGTAGCCCTAGTCCCCCGCTGTACTCCAGTATGGCCCTGACTCACAATGGGGACACAGCAGGCCTTGCTGCAGGTGTTTCTGACCTCAGGTATTGTGGTTTTGATGTTGGGAAGGACAGCCAGGCCTTTAAGGCCCTGCCACCTCACTGTGCCGCAGAAGCTGGTGAAGTCGGAAGCATGCGCTTCTCCTTGGCAAAGCTGAGGCATAGCCCTTCCTCATCTCTCACCTCAGCCCTGGGTCTGGAGCTGCTCTGGGGCTTTGGGTAACCTTGGGGTTAAGGGGCTGCGTTCAGGTTGGGTTGTTCTTTTTCTCAGAACATAGGTTCCATCTTTGAGATGAAGAATCAGGGTGTCATTCAGTTGGCCCTTGTCTCCAGGTCTCCTGTCCCTGGTCCATCATTcatggcctcctcctcctcctagctgAGACCTGAAGTGAGCTTCCCAGAGCTTGTGAGAATGTTGCTGCACCAGgtgatgcctctgcctcctgctggagGATGTAGGCTTCACACCCTGGGAGACTGCCCAGCCCTTCAGAGCCACTGGCCGGGGGCAAAGTGCTGGATGCTTTTCCTTTCTCAGATGTTTTCCTGAGACACAAACTGCCGCTGCCACCTCCTCAGACTTGCTGTCCTGTTGTGTGTGGTGGCAGAGGTGCAAATGGTACAAGACGCCGTCCCAGTTGTGCTGTGAGTTTCCGGTCTAAGCCAGAAGCTAATATTTCAGAGTAGGGAGGGCACGGGCACCCCTGGATATCAGGCATTTTAGCCAGTGGGCAGGCCAGACCCTGTACATCCTGGTGGTCCATCCCTCGGTGTATATGTTAGGTCTTGGAATCAGTGCAGTGCTGTGGTCACAGGCTCCCTCTGAACAGCCACGTCTTTGACAGGCTGAGGGGCTCGGTGTGCAGATTTCTTTTGTGCAGTAGAGTGCCAAGAGACTGGGCAGAAGGCCTTCTTATAACCTGCGGGGCCATGCAGCTGCTGCTTTGCTGACCCCTCCTCCCTGAGCTGTGGAGGCACCTGTGGTAGAGGTCAGCTGCTCCTGGCTCAAACAGGAGGATCCAGTAGCTGTCTACCACCCAGCAGGTTTCTAAGATACCATGTGGAGACTGGGTCCTCCCCATCTCTTTAGAAATAGCAGCTTGTTTTCGCTGCTGGCGTGTGTCCAGGGAACCAGGTCCAAGCAGCAGACTGTTAACTGAACGCACATGGGAACACAAGGCAGTGAGCCTGTGGGAGGAAGGGCCTTCTGGTGGGCCTGCTTCTCCGTCCTGCCTTCCCACCTGTTCACCCTGTTTCAGAGTTGGGAGGCGCCATCATGTGCAGTAGTGGTGGGACAGGTCTCACTTGGTGGCTGTGGCCCTGCTGTAGAGCCATAGTAGTGCAGGCTGGCGAGTGGTCAAGTTGTTCTGCTTCCACCCAGAGGAAGCTGAAGGTTCTCCTCACAAGCCTGAGTTTCTTCTCTGACAGTGGAGGGTTTTGGAAGCCCTAGTTTTCTGTTGAGATTTAGGGAGACTGACCGGGAGCCGTTGTTCAAGATCCCTGGGGTCTGAGCTGGAGGGAAGCTTGAACCCCTCAGGAGCACCCCTCTTGCCTGTGtgctcccctctccctcactgctgaactgggggaggggtgtcccAGGTCACATCACTGGATAGTTAGAAATAAACTGCTGTGCAATCAGAGCTGACCTCTGTTGTGTCATGTGTTTGCATACTCTGGGTGTGGCTCTGGATCCCCACAGCTCTGCAGGACAGCAGCAGGCAAAGAAGAGCAGCGTTCAGTACAGCTCTGGGCCTCAGAACAACTCCTGAGGCAGAGTTCTCATGCCAGCCTTGACTTCCTTCCAGGTGCCAGGAAGCAATTGCTCCaggtctgctgctgctgctgctgctgcttgacAGCGTGTTTGTTTTCAACAGCAGAAAATGGAGAACTCCATGGAATCCGAAAGGCTGAGGCTGCAAAGCCTGTCTGGTCCTCAGCTCACAAAGGAAGACCCCTGAGGTTCTGAGTCAGCTCATGCATGCACACTTCCTGAACCCAGCACCAGGTACTGGCACAAGCAAAGCCCAATGGGCAAAAACCAGGTTTTCTAGTTCTTTTCAGCCCTGAGACTCCTCCACCTCACTAGCTACTAAGAGAGTGAAATGGCCCCTCTACCTCCCTAGCACTAGCCATGGGGTGCAGGTGTCAGGCCCCTCTGTCAACATCATGTGGCCTTGACCCTATCAGGGAAGTCTGCCTGAGTGTGACATGTCATGGGAACTCAACCAACCTTGATGTCAGGGAAGACACTGGTGAAGAACAGATCAGATTCTTGGCGTGCTCTGGCTCTGAGGATGGCTAGGAGTGTTTCTGAGTAGTGTCAGCCTGGAAGAAAGGGTTCCGTCCCACTGAAGAATACAACCTGATCAACTCCAGAGAAAGCCTCAAAGTAGAGAGGAGAAACTGGAAGAATTAACTTCCTTAGAGGCCAGAAAGCTGTGGAGAAAAGGGTCCCAGAGCCCCCACCCCATCACAGAACTCAACAATCTGAGGAAGAGACATACTAGAAATATATGCTCTATAGGACgccagcttggcctacagagtTCTGGCCaaccaggccaaccagggctacacagtaagaccctgtctttaaaaatcaaacatgcCGTTAGGCCACAATTCTGCACCAGCTTGAACTAACTATAAgagtgcctttttaaaaaaaaaaaaagcaaagaaaagaaaataacatacaGTACCAACACACCTGAGCTCACCGTGGTGTGCTGCCAGTCTTCTCTGGGTCTGTAGCTTTCTCAGAAGAGCTAGGCTCATTCCAGCTCCACACTCCTGTCCCTCTACTTGTTGAGGAAAGACCTCTGACCCAGGATACTGAGAGCAGCACCTCAGAGAGCTGGGTTCCTTTCCCTAACATGAGGTGTAAAACCTGGGCTGCTGCCATTCCACTCCCTTAGCAGAGGTGGGGTGACAGAGCACAAGtattttttctggtttcttttgtgagacagggtgtctctgtgtagctctggctatcctcaAATTcgctaggtagaccaggctgccttcaggctatgatgtgcctgcctctgctgagggctgggattgaaggcgcGGGAGGCCAGGAGCCATCTATCTCAAGTGGACGCTAGGAACCAACCCTGTGCTCTGAGAGCAGCAGGCACTGTGTACCTAGGCCGCCTCTCACGCCCTACAGCTGGCATTCTAATGGGTTCTCACAGCTATGAGGGAAACATTTAACCaaatgagccatctctgcagaccaCTTTTCGTTTCACATGAAGCTAAGGCATTGTGGGACATACATTTGGGAGACTcatggattgcttcaagtctgaGACCCACATGGTCTCCGTGGTAGACAGCCAACAGTGACTATAAATtctcataaaaccaaagaaagtatGTGTTACTTGCGTGTATTAATTTCTGTGTAACTTTCCACATGTCTAGATTCACAGCACCACAGAGAGGTCCTTTCATAGACAGGATAGAAGTGAAAGATCCTGTTGCTAAATAGAACTGAGGTGCTCCAGTTACTGTGAGTGAAATGATAGCTAAGTGGGAATGACCGTGTGACAGAGCAGAAGCATAGCTCAGGCTCTAGCAAGCCAGCTTCTCTATCCGTGAGAATCCTGCCTCAGTGATGGTCTCCACATATGCacgcacaaacatgcacatacacaacatggaagaaaaatggaaaccACACCTGGACTCCTGTGTCCTGCAGGGCAGCCTGAGTGGCAGTGGCTGTCTCTGAGCTGAGACAGACTCATCCAGTGGCACAGTTGtccagcatgcacaagacctgaatCAGTTCCTCTACATGTTCCAAAAGCCAACATCTTGCAGTGTGGGTGACTTGAGCTTGAtgcaataaaacacacacacatgaaataatttttaaaatgtgtatgggtgtctcACCTGCATGTATGGACATATACCATATACTTTGTAGGCCTAGGgcctacaaaggccagaagagggtgctgggttccctagaactagagttagaaatggttgtgagccatgatgtggttgctaggaattgaatctgggtctttggaagagcagcagccaattttttttttttttaatttttttttttatttggttttttcaagacagggtttctctgtgtagccctggctgtcctggaactcactctgtagaccaggctggcctcgaactcagaaatccgcctgcctctgcctcccagagtgcgggcattacaggcgtgtgcaaccccccccccacccccccccccaccccccggctgagcagccagtgttcttaacaaccactgtgccatctcaccACCTGTCTGCCAagtcttgtttggttttggttttttgtttgtgtttttttttttttttaagaaaaaatcttTGTCGAGATGTGGTAGAACATGCCTTTAATGAGAAAAatcagaagggggggggggggaaggtgtgTCTTTAATAGTAACAATTATTTTCCCTGGAAATACTTTGGGAAAATGGACAGCTTGACTGCTGGGACTGGTTTCCATCTTCCCCAGATGACCAGGCAGTAGTGTCTGAGTCCTGTCACTTGAGCTAAGGGTAGTGTGTAGGTCAGAGTGTGCTGCAAATGAGGGAAGCCAGAAGGGGCTGTGACACCATAAACACTTCGCTTAACAATGGAAGAcactttattgttttgttttttttttaaatctctcaaCATTTCAACTCTGTAGAAATTAAATGCAAAATATGTGCATTTTTAAATTAGCATCTACTCAACTATCTGGATCACAGCGATCTCCTATAGTAAGACACACCTGGGAGGGGAGAGGCCTTGCCAGTCTGTACACTGTATTTCCTGGTGGGAAGCACACTGGACTTCCTCAGGCGGCCTGTCCTCCATCTTAAGAGAGTCCCTGCGATGCTGGAGCTCTCATAAGGGCCCGGCATCACCAGCTCTGAGGTGTGGAACATCGAAGAGTCTGCCCCGGAAGGCCAGTCAGGGATAAAATCGCCCGAATACAGCTGTATGTACACCTATCTACATGTGGTCTGTCAGCCAGATAGAAAAGAGTCATATAAGATTTGGAAACCTTAAAATCACTCCAGTAAGTCTGAAGACCACCAGCAAATTCACAGTGGCTCAGGGTTTGGCCAGAGTCAAGCCTGCTCCAGAGCTGAATGCCTGCTTTGGGAAAACTCTGCTTGCACATAGATCCCAAACACTGGACATCACAACTACCTATGGCTAAAGTGTGTTAACACTTCACAAGAAAGTGACAGcttcagattcctgccctgctACTCTCCACAAAAGGAAAATCCAGAGGGGATTTATACCAGGAAGTATGGATACTGGCTGAGTACTGGAGAGGCATCTAATCAGCCCACACCACCTCTGCCCACCCTAGTGCAAAAAGACTGAGAGCCGTGCTCGCCGAGCTGACAGCCCTGGGAACCAGTGAGGAAGGCTAGATGGGGTGGAGGGAACCCCACCACCTGAACTTCCTTCTGAGATTCAAAGTTTACGGTGCAAGATTCATGCTCAGCAGGCACCAAAACCAGACAGAGCTATAGATGTGGGGGTTGAGGTCCCCATCTTGTCACTGAGGTCATTGCAGACCCTGGCACCATGCCAACCCCCGTGTGCACACTGGAGGTAGGTGTATAATATTTACTGTAGGGAAGACAGTAGCTCTCTACCACCGTGGGAAGGAACATGAGCATTATCAGTTCCTTATCCCGAGGCTCCCAGCTCCACCCTAGCAGTGGAAGAAACACCGGGAAAGGGCATACGGCCCCCCTTGGAAGACTAAAGAACCCAGGGCACCTTTATAAATACCATATCATTAATTTCTTTCACCATGTTGAAACACACAGCAAGTtaacattcattaaaaaataaacctcaAATTCTGTATGTACAATACAGGAGAGGGGGTTATGCAAACAGGAGGGACGTGCGTCCTGTGGTGGAGTCCACTTTCCAACTGCCAAGCAGAGCTTGGCAACACTGTGGGCTGATTGAgtggagctggcaagatggcattCAACTAATACTGGACATGGCTCCCCATTAATACCAGTCACGTGGGAGACGGGGTGGGGACATCTGCCTAGGGATCCTTGTGTCAAGGTAGCAGGAAAGAGGCAAGCCGCCAGAGAGGCCCGGTGCGGCAGGAGGGCTCATTTCACAAGGCAGCAGGCCTCTAGCTCGCCACTCCTGATGGGGACTTGAAGGTGACCCCAAAGGCTCCTTCCCAGTCCAAGCTGGCTTTGCAGTAGGTGGGGCAGGTGTGGCAAGAGTCCCAGACACAGAGACCTTATTTCAAGGGAACcagaacccaaacccaaaccagcTGAGCAGGGAGCGGAGAGGCCAGCACAGTGCCATCCTGTCCTTCAGACCACACAGTGGCACGGGACGCACTAAGCGAACCATGTGACAGCAGTAACCCTGGGGCATCTGTGCTCAAGCTCaagtctctgcttccttctggCGCAGCTCTGCTACCTCTTGATGGGACCAAGCCAGGTCAGTGGTGTGTAGCCCTTGTAGCGGAAGATGGGGGACGGGGCCTATCTGTACACGAGATGGGAGAACTGGGCGGATTTGTAATTCAGCTGATTGTTGGGTGTGAACCTGTGCAGCTCACTCTTTCGGCAGCACGGGTCGTAGTGGTAGGCGCTGAGGCAGGCGTCACAGGAAACTTTTGAACACTGGGTGCACGTGTTGGTGGCACCTACACGGTTACAGAAGCCACAGCGAGAGGTGGCTGTGGTGGAGGGCTTGGGCTTTGAGTGGACAGGTGCCAACCGGTCAGGGCCCTGAGTCTGGCCCACATACTTCTCCCGTATAGGTGCCCCATGGGCCAAGCTGTCGTGTGCAGAGGCCTTGCTGGGAAAAGCGCTGGGCTTGGAGGCTGAAGGACAGACCAGTACACTGTCACAGCGCTGGCAGAGGGGGGAGCTGCAGGACAGGCCGCAGTTTTGGCACTTGGAGAGGGCAGACTCTTTGGTGGGGGGTGAACGCTTGTGGTAGATGGAGTGGGCATCATTTTTGACCAACCATACATCCGGCCGCAAAGCATCCTGCCTCCGgtaggtggccctgggttctgaaTCGGTATACAGGTCCACGTCATCCTGAGTGGAAAAGTACGTACTACGAAGAAGGCCGAGGCCGTTgatgggagagatggagggaaggtcATCAGGGCTACCGTGGGGGGAGCTAGACATGGTCAGCAATGAGGGAGATGGGCGGATGATCTCATCCTTCAAGTCTTCCCCTACATCCATGGCCAAGGGCTCCTTGCGCAGACTCAGTGAGGCCTTTGATGGGGGCTTCCTGCTCTCCCAGTGGCTGTCATAGGCATCCACCGACCTGGAGGGTTTGGTCACTCGGGGCTTATAGTAGTCCTTGGCTGCTCGCTCGCTGGCTGACTTCTGGAGTGCCACACGAGCCATGGACGTGGTCAGGTGCTCCCGACTCTCTGCCCGCCTCCGCAGGGCATCCGAGCACCCACGCGCATCCTCCGTGCTGCTCTTGCGCTCAGTCACCACGTCCAGCTCCGAGTAGCCCTTGTCCTTCACCTGCGAGTGGATCCCCAGCATCTGCTCGCACTCGACCTTGGCCAGGAAGAGCTCAAAGGAGACCATCTTCACCTGGAGGGACTCCACAAGCTCTGTGAGTTTGTACGCAGTCCCCAGCTCAGGCTCGTAGCCCATGAACCTTAGAATGGCTCGGATGTCCTTCTCCAGCAATGTGGACTTGACATAGTAAACAAAAGGGCCCGTGTAGGtctagggagaaagtgggcagggaaaaaaaagaggcatGCTCAAACCAAATGCAGAGCGGGACCTGCAGGGAGAGACAGGAGCTGCTGCCTGGAGGGAGACCACAGGCAAGAGCACACTAAATGCACACCACCCAGCAAGGAATACTAGTGGCCCGAGAGGCCAGAGAGACCATCGGTTTCTGTGTAGGTATGAAGGCTCTGTTCCACaggaggaagtgggggtggggagaatcaTAGAGAGTGGGATACTAAGCCTGGAGGATGTTCATTTTGAGCCTTCTGTCAAAGTTTCAAGAACACACCGaggctagggatgtagctcagggatAGAGCATGCCCCACAGGGTTAATGCCCAGCactacaataaacaaacaaatggaagatGCCAGGATTCCAGCCTGGCTTGGTGCAgtctctcctccctgctcccctgcTATGGAAAGTGCAGACAATCTTCTctcaacccccaccccaacacacacacacacacctcaacagGGGCTCTGGTCCACACCAGCTCCCCCACTTGGAGCCCAGGGCTGAGAAGAGGGACACATGCCCTCAGGAGGGAGCGGCAGGCAGAGGCGGCCACCCCACCTCACCTTGATGCTGCGGAACTCCTTCTTCCAGGGGAACAGGAAGAGGTTGATGGCCACCGTCTCCAGCAAGCTGAAGGCGCAGTGCAGAGCACTCAGGCTGGAGCTCCTCAGTGAGCGGAGGGAGCTCTCCACCACCTCGTAAAACTGGATCAGCCGAAATCGGTACAGAGGGTCCACCTTGTGCAGGCTGAGCAGGGTGGCGGCTGCCACGCGCAGGGACTCATCACTGCCAGGCTGCTGCTTGCCGGGGGTGGTGTCCACTTTGCCCTCATGGAACTGCACGTACTTCCGGAATAAGTCATCCTTGTACTTCGTATCCATTGACCTGGGCTTCCCCAAATCAACCCGAGGGCTACCTCATCTCCCCCATGGCTCTGGGGTTGGAGGCTGGCACGTCACATGAAGAACTGGCCTGGTGCCCATGGACCAGCGCATGCTCTGAAAAAGGGGGGAACAAGAAGCCATCACCCATCTGACTGGTCTCTATCCCAGCTTCAGAATGCTGAGGACAGCAAAGCCAAGGGCTGGCCTGGGCTAAGCTGGCTCTTTAGCCCAGATGGTGCCCAGACGCTCTTCTGCTTCACTGATAGGAAGCACACACTCGGTGAACGGTGATGAACACGAACAGGCCAGGAATTGCAGCTCACCGACTCAGGGGAGTGACTAATGCCCCCAAAGGCAAGGTTCAGGGAGCTGGTGCACACTTGGCCTTGATGTGACAGGAGGAGGAGTCTGGGAATGCCCCGAGGCAGAGTTAAGCCTGAAGCTCGGCCAGGCCCAGGGTGTGATACTGGCGGTGGGGAGGTGCCTAGCTGGCACCAGAGCATGTCCCAGTACTAACCCCTGACTCCTGAGCAAGTGGGCACAGCAGTTCCCATGGCCCC
It encodes the following:
- the Spata2 gene encoding spermatogenesis-associated protein 2, whose protein sequence is MDTKYKDDLFRKYVQFHEGKVDTTPGKQQPGSDESLRVAAATLLSLHKVDPLYRFRLIQFYEVVESSLRSLRSSSLSALHCAFSLLETVAINLFLFPWKKEFRSIKTYTGPFVYYVKSTLLEKDIRAILRFMGYEPELGTAYKLTELVESLQVKMVSFELFLAKVECEQMLGIHSQVKDKGYSELDVVTERKSSTEDARGCSDALRRRAESREHLTTSMARVALQKSASERAAKDYYKPRVTKPSRSVDAYDSHWESRKPPSKASLSLRKEPLAMDVGEDLKDEIIRPSPSLLTMSSSPHGSPDDLPSISPINGLGLLRSTYFSTQDDVDLYTDSEPRATYRRQDALRPDVWLVKNDAHSIYHKRSPPTKESALSKCQNCGLSCSSPLCQRCDSVLVCPSASKPSAFPSKASAHDSLAHGAPIREKYVGQTQGPDRLAPVHSKPKPSTTATSRCGFCNRVGATNTCTQCSKVSCDACLSAYHYDPCCRKSELHRFTPNNQLNYKSAQFSHLVYR